Below is a window of Cytobacillus firmus DNA.
CAGCGTTCTCTTTGGCCCGGCAAAAGCGGCAAATGCAGGCGGTGTTGCCGTTTCCGCATTAGAAATGGCCCAAAACAGCTCAAGATTATCTTGGACATTTGAAGAAGTGGATGAAAAACTGCAGCAAATTATGACGAATATATACCGGAGCAGCGTCAAAGCTGCCGAGGATTTTGGCTATCCAGGCAATCTGGTGGCAGGCGCTAATATTGCAGGATTTATAAAAGTAGCCGATGCCATGGTCGCACAGGGAGTAATATAAAAATGAAAAAGGGTGATGCTATTAAGAAAGCATCATCCTTTTCTATTTAGATACACAGTTATCTTCTTATGGACGGAATAATCTTAATCTCTCCTGCAGGCCTTCTAAAACTTCTTCAGGCATTTCCCTGACATTGATATCCTCACCCAGGAAAAGCAGCCAATTGATTATTTCAGTCAGCTCTTCTGAATTATTTACATTGATAAAAGTTCTTAGAATGGCTGTGGTCTGGTAAGGATTTGTATACGCAATAGAAGCCTTAATAGGATGGTATTTTTTGAACTGGGCAATCGCCTGCGGACCGAGTTCTAAGACAAGATTGATAGCCTCGTCCTTCATGCTTAGTTTCTCTAAAATATTTTTCCTGCTTGTTCTTTTTTTCACAGGATACGGTTCGACACCGATGAGATTATCCACCGGGAAAATTTGTCTCTTTTCTTCCTTTAAGTCAAAGGCTTCAACCTTCCAAATGCTTTTTTCACGATAAAGGTGCAAAAGATAAATGGAATAAGACCTTATTTCCTTCTCTTCTCTTACGGAAATCCATAAATAGCGATCCAAAATAAGAGATTCAATGAGTTTTTCCAGCATCGGATGGGGGAGGTCTGACAGATCAAGCAAATCGGGATTATTAGGGTTGGTACCTTCAAACAGCAGGATTTGATTTAAAAGAACCAGATCTTCCTGCTGGGCTTCCGATATCAGGCCGAGCAATTTTTCAGCTAAAGACTGACGGCTCTTTAGATAGGGGAGCTGCAGATTTCTTGTAGCCATAAAGGCGATAAACAGAGCTTTGATCTCATTATCGGTAAAGCGGACAGTGGGCAGGACGGAATTGTTCATGACAAAATACCCGCCATCCCTTCCGACCTCAGCGACAAGCGGCATCCCCATGGCTTCTATTTCACGAATATCCCGAATCGCTGTTGAACGGGAAATGTTAAATTCCCGCATGATTTCAGAGATAGTAAAGTGGGCGCGGTTGTTGATATACCGCATCATCACATTAATCCGTTCCACTTTTTTCATTGCGTCCTCCCTAAACAGTATCATTTTTTGACATGATTTAACGTTATTATAAACTTATCAAATGGGCAAATCATTTGAAATGATTAAAAAAAAAGGATGGTTTTGAAAATGGCAAATTATACTCTGGAAGAAAAAGAAAGCTTTACCGTATTAGGCATTGGTACTGAATTGAAGAGTGATTACACAGATTATGCAGGCATAAATCAGGAAAAAGCAGACTTCTGGGAGGCAGTCAAACAGGATGGAAGGCTGGACAAATTAAAGGCTGTAGCCACAAATGATTATATTTTTGTCGTAAACGAAGCCGTAAATAACAAGATGATGCATTATGCAGGCGTCATGACAGAGGCATCTCTGCCGGATGCAACCAGATTGATTCAGTTTCCTGAAGGAGAATACCTCATTGTGAAAGGGGAAGCCGGAACATCTGAGGAATTGAGCAATATGCTTACAGGGATTGCCTTTGGCCAAGCACTGCCGGAAGCAACGGATTACGCTTATGTCGGCGGGCCCAATGCCTCTGTTGAAATGGGGCAGCGAAATGGAATGGTATTCGGCGAGATGTGGATTCCTGTTGTTAGGAAATAAGGAGATAAAAGGCGGGATTTAAATGTCCTATTTGGTCAATTTTAAAAATGTGTCTGCTGCTGGTTTAGAGTCTTCACCAGCAGCGGAAGCACTTGCTGGTTTACGAGCGAATGAAGCCCGTTACTTCATGAACAAATATAAGCATGAATTTACGGTTGTACCGGCCAGCAAAAGCCAGGAGACCCTTAATTATGTGAACCATATTTTGAAAGAAGAACGTGATATAGAGTTTGCAGCCAAACCTTTAGAGACGTCGCGTTTTCAAGTGGAGAATATCAAATGGGCTTACGTTTTCTATGAGAATGGCCTTAGTGTCAACGTCATGTATACCGTCGATGACCCTAAAAAACGCGCTGTTGGTTTTAAGCTTTCTGAGGGGATAGAAGTACCAAAGGAGTTAGAAGGGAAGTTTAAGTTTGCCAGGCGGAAATCTAAACTGGCGGGGACTATTCGGGGGTCGTTTTTTGTTATTAAAAGGGAGTATTAAGGTTAGAAATTGAGTTCACTGGGAAGAGCAAAAACAGCCAATGATACAAACAAATACATTTAGGCATTCACAATAACAGCACCTCTCCATCATATTGGAGGGTGCTGTTATTTTTTTCGCATAAACATTTTTTATTTATGATACGGTTCACCAAAACTAATTAACAGAATCTGTAAATAAAGGGAACTAATATTGATTTCTTCCATACTGCCGTTCGTTATGGCCCGGGTTAACCTTTCCCACTCTTACGGCTCGAATTAAAATGCATTTTGCAGGTCCTCAAAGAATTCTATTAATGTCTACTCTCTAACTCCTTCCCTACTCCTATTTTAATCCTCTCACAATGATATTTAGTACTTTAAATAAACTCATTATCACTTATAGATTTATGCCGTGCCAAAATTTCAAGTAATTCGTAGAATAATACAAGTTAAACTTGTGATTGGAGTGAATCACCATGAGGATTCTGTTCCTTGAGAGTCATCCGATGTGGATATTTGGATTGCCAAATGGCTTTATGGATGCAGGCCATACTGTCATGATCTCGGGATCACTAACTAAGGGAAATATTCAAGAAATGATAGAGCAATTCAAACCAGATCTTATTATATCTATGGGATGGACAACAGAACATTCAAAAAATAAGCAAATATGGATTCATGATGTTGTAAAACAAAAAAAAATACCTCTTGTTTATTGGGCAACGGAAGATCCATTGCACACAAACAAATTTTCTATTCCATTAATAAAAAGAATGAAACCAGACTTCGTATTCACGGTTACTCCGTCAATTTGCAAGTTATATAATAAACAAGGTTTCAAATCAGCTCATTTAGATTTTGCTTATCACAAAAGTGTCCATCATCGTGTAAAGCCCTTTAAAAAATACCGTTGTGATGTAGCTGTTGTAGCCAATGCGTATCCCGACTTTCTTTTAAAGCACCCCGACTCCTTTCGTCTTTCTTCAATACAAACGCTAATCTCTCCTCTTCTTGAAAGTAATATCCGTGTAGACTTTTGGGGCGATAATTGGGATTCTATGGGGGATCTATTAGGGAAAAAAATTCCTGATGATTGGATACACGGATATTTGGATTATAGAGAAGCCCACAAGGTTTATAGTTCAGCAAAAATCGTACTCGGGCTCCAAAACTGTATAGATCAATTAACACAACGCACTTATGAAATTCTTGGTTCAGAAGGTTTTTTGATTACCTCTGATACTCCTGCAGTTAGAAGTAAATTTAAACATAAGCATGATTTAGTCGTTTCGTCATCTCCTGGGAAAACCGTAAAACTAATTAAATACTATTTAAAAAATAATAAAAAAAGAGAACAAATCAGAACCCAGGCAAAACAATCACTGATAAATGACACTTATCAGCACCGAGCTGAAAAAATAATAGAAGTATTGATTGACCACGGGATTTTAAACAATAACATTAAATCTAATGAAGGCGGAAAGATAGTCCATTATCCAGAACTGCTAAAACAAAAATACAAATTATACATTGTAAAAAAAGGTGATACATTATTTGAAATCTCTCAAAAATACGGTGTTACTATGGAACATATTATGGAACTTAACCATCTAGAATCACACATTATTGATGTTGGGCTTATATTAAAAATAAAAGCAAAGTAACTTGAAGAAATGGGAATTAACGGCTTTATCAAGATGATTAGGGTGAATGGAGGTATTATTAGTGGTAAGAGGATTATCAAATCCTTTTTCTATCCCTTTCCTATCTTTAGAACATATGGAAGAGAAAAATTACGATGTTTTGGTTGTAGGTACAGGAGCCGGAGGAGGAGCTGTTCTTTGGAGATTATGCGAAAAGTGGCGGAAAAATCGGAAGAGTATTGGTGTCATTGAATCTGGTGATCTATTATTGCCCACGCATATCCATAACATCCCTAAATTAAGTAAAAAATGGAAAAAACACTATAGTGAAGTTTCCAATCCTATCGGACAGCGCCTTCCTCAGTTTTTGGGGGCGGAGCAGGTTTTCGCTGTGGGTGGAAGAACGTTATTTTGGGGAGCAGTTACTCCCAGAATGCACGCATCCGAGTTCATAAAT
It encodes the following:
- a CDS encoding helix-turn-helix transcriptional regulator — translated: MKKVERINVMMRYINNRAHFTISEIMREFNISRSTAIRDIREIEAMGMPLVAEVGRDGGYFVMNNSVLPTVRFTDNEIKALFIAFMATRNLQLPYLKSRQSLAEKLLGLISEAQQEDLVLLNQILLFEGTNPNNPDLLDLSDLPHPMLEKLIESLILDRYLWISVREEKEIRSYSIYLLHLYREKSIWKVEAFDLKEEKRQIFPVDNLIGVEPYPVKKRTSRKNILEKLSMKDEAINLVLELGPQAIAQFKKYHPIKASIAYTNPYQTTAILRTFINVNNSEELTEIINWLLFLGEDINVREMPEEVLEGLQERLRLFRP
- a CDS encoding GyrI-like domain-containing protein; the encoded protein is MANYTLEEKESFTVLGIGTELKSDYTDYAGINQEKADFWEAVKQDGRLDKLKAVATNDYIFVVNEAVNNKMMHYAGVMTEASLPDATRLIQFPEGEYLIVKGEAGTSEELSNMLTGIAFGQALPEATDYAYVGGPNASVEMGQRNGMVFGEMWIPVVRK
- a CDS encoding phage tail protein, coding for MSYLVNFKNVSAAGLESSPAAEALAGLRANEARYFMNKYKHEFTVVPASKSQETLNYVNHILKEERDIEFAAKPLETSRFQVENIKWAYVFYENGLSVNVMYTVDDPKKRAVGFKLSEGIEVPKELEGKFKFARRKSKLAGTIRGSFFVIKREY
- a CDS encoding glycosyltransferase family protein, yielding MRILFLESHPMWIFGLPNGFMDAGHTVMISGSLTKGNIQEMIEQFKPDLIISMGWTTEHSKNKQIWIHDVVKQKKIPLVYWATEDPLHTNKFSIPLIKRMKPDFVFTVTPSICKLYNKQGFKSAHLDFAYHKSVHHRVKPFKKYRCDVAVVANAYPDFLLKHPDSFRLSSIQTLISPLLESNIRVDFWGDNWDSMGDLLGKKIPDDWIHGYLDYREAHKVYSSAKIVLGLQNCIDQLTQRTYEILGSEGFLITSDTPAVRSKFKHKHDLVVSSSPGKTVKLIKYYLKNNKKREQIRTQAKQSLINDTYQHRAEKIIEVLIDHGILNNNIKSNEGGKIVHYPELLKQKYKLYIVKKGDTLFEISQKYGVTMEHIMELNHLESHIIDVGLILKIKAK